A region of uncultured Desulfobacter sp. DNA encodes the following proteins:
- a CDS encoding class I SAM-dependent methyltransferase, with protein MAHPIHSPNSPYPPLGFLFDAVVAPVKLAVMETALELDMAHILSTTSKVDEIAEKAGIQTGTAGLVCFLDAMVAIGLANKENDLYTNTDTGTHFFDKQSPVYLGRYIPNMKELVQKNLADMAEIIKTGILDTSQIRTWENESRWISAAAHLATGQRAGIAAVYADLVQELPGSDNIKKILDLGGGPGLIGAEILGRIPGATGVLIDLPAVIGTARQQIEQQGMTDRISFIAGDYNKTDLGCGYDLIWASHNLYFVKDRVSFFKRVKAALADNGRFACLHEGLVREQTAPCDIVLMRLSSALESVNAPGGHAYTFNKGEIASYLEQAGFKQIDSRMVLLPSGEAEFVTAS; from the coding sequence ATGGCACACCCCATTCATTCGCCCAATTCCCCGTACCCGCCCCTTGGGTTCCTGTTTGACGCCGTGGTGGCCCCGGTAAAGCTTGCTGTCATGGAAACTGCCCTTGAGCTGGATATGGCCCATATCCTTTCCACCACCTCAAAGGTGGATGAAATTGCCGAAAAAGCAGGCATACAGACTGGTACTGCAGGGCTTGTATGTTTCCTGGATGCCATGGTCGCAATCGGTTTGGCAAACAAGGAAAATGACCTGTACACCAACACAGATACCGGCACCCATTTTTTTGACAAACAAAGCCCTGTTTATCTGGGTCGTTACATTCCAAACATGAAAGAGCTGGTGCAAAAGAACCTGGCCGACATGGCAGAAATCATAAAAACCGGCATCCTGGATACTTCGCAAATCCGGACCTGGGAAAACGAATCCCGCTGGATAAGCGCCGCGGCCCATCTGGCAACCGGCCAGCGTGCAGGGATAGCTGCCGTTTATGCGGATCTTGTACAAGAGCTTCCAGGGTCCGACAACATAAAAAAAATTCTTGATTTAGGCGGAGGCCCAGGACTGATCGGGGCTGAAATTCTTGGCCGTATCCCTGGGGCCACCGGGGTGCTCATTGATTTACCGGCCGTCATCGGCACTGCCAGGCAACAGATCGAACAACAAGGAATGACCGACAGGATCTCCTTTATTGCCGGGGACTACAACAAGACGGATTTAGGCTGCGGCTATGACCTGATCTGGGCCAGCCATAACCTGTACTTTGTCAAGGACAGGGTGTCTTTTTTTAAACGTGTCAAAGCTGCTTTGGCAGACAACGGGCGCTTTGCCTGCCTCCATGAAGGGTTGGTCCGTGAGCAGACCGCGCCGTGCGATATTGTTCTGATGCGCCTTTCCAGTGCCCTTGAAAGCGTAAATGCCCCGGGTGGGCACGCTTATACCTTTAATAAGGGAGAAATCGCCTCTTATCTGGAACAGGCCGGATTTAAACAGATTGATTCAAGGATGGTCCTTTTGCCCAGTGGAGAGGCTGAATTTGTAACAGCAAGTTAA
- a CDS encoding AraC family transcriptional regulator: protein MLSQILIKDHKGNYVDFKAFMPEDESVYSNEVIRPLPRQKGRGHFSSFAICKGLDLGICRCRFDEDYMARFTLEKPFFTFGFCLKGQCFSQGSSMPYSVPMVPDRSSAYFFNDRFVERKIKGQQEVLALAIHISPDFLLKRICPDYIRPDHIRPGLMRDVQYGDLPENFPENRRFYADHIMTAQMKTAVYQILNNPHKGRVGNIYLESKALELIALRLEQVFRTDGFPGRNSTIDPEETERIYRARDLLVENRQFPPSLRELAGQAGMSHTQLNKGFKAMFGCTVFEYLRKERLAYARMLMEENPADLTWIAYESGFCSSSHFAASFLKAYGIRPSAYRKSLSIK from the coding sequence GTGCTGTCTCAAATTCTGATAAAAGACCATAAAGGCAACTATGTTGATTTCAAGGCCTTTATGCCTGAAGATGAAAGCGTGTATTCAAATGAAGTGATCCGCCCCTTGCCCAGGCAGAAAGGACGCGGTCATTTTTCATCTTTTGCCATATGTAAAGGTCTGGACTTAGGCATATGCAGATGCCGGTTTGACGAAGATTACATGGCCCGGTTTACATTGGAAAAGCCTTTTTTCACTTTTGGATTTTGTCTTAAAGGGCAGTGTTTTTCCCAAGGCTCATCCATGCCCTATTCAGTCCCAATGGTACCGGACCGGTCATCTGCCTATTTCTTTAACGACCGGTTTGTTGAACGGAAAATCAAAGGGCAACAGGAAGTGCTGGCCCTTGCCATACACATATCTCCTGATTTTTTATTGAAGCGGATTTGCCCGGATTACATTCGGCCGGATCACATTCGGCCCGGGCTTATGCGGGATGTACAATATGGTGATTTGCCGGAAAACTTCCCTGAAAACCGCAGGTTTTATGCCGACCACATCATGACAGCCCAGATGAAAACCGCAGTTTACCAGATTTTGAATAATCCCCACAAAGGCAGGGTGGGCAACATCTATCTGGAAAGCAAAGCGCTTGAACTCATTGCCTTAAGATTGGAGCAGGTCTTCCGGACCGATGGTTTTCCCGGGCGTAATTCCACCATAGACCCTGAAGAGACGGAGCGAATTTACCGGGCCAGGGATCTACTGGTTGAAAACCGTCAATTCCCGCCGTCTTTAAGGGAACTGGCCGGACAGGCGGGGATGAGCCACACCCAGCTTAACAAAGGATTTAAGGCCATGTTTGGCTGTACGGTATTTGAATATCTGCGAAAGGAGCGCCTGGCCTACGCCCGTATGCTGATGGAAGAAAACCCGGCGGATTTGACATGGATCGCTTATGAATCAGGATTTTGCAGTTCAAGCCATTTTGCCGCATCTTTCCTTAAAGCGTATGGTATCCGGCCGTCGGCCTACCGCAAATCTTTATCCATTAAATAA
- a CDS encoding outer membrane lipoprotein-sorting protein: MKKTITTMICVLLPALLFAEPSAMTVAQIVEKANHAALYQGQDTKGTVTMQIKDRQGRTRSRSFNILRKNIGTTDRDQLYFTYFKTPADLRKMVFMVHKHAAPDMDDDRWLYMPGLDLVKRIAAGDKRTSFAGSDFLYEDISGRSPEEDRHELIETTQRFYKIKSTPQNPDSVEFEYYISFIDRQTFMPVKMQFYKRADQCTRQIEVLKIENIETEQNNQATVYPTAVLTEARNFETGSRTTMAFSHIRYNTGLSDDLFTERYLRRPPRDVIR, from the coding sequence ATGAAAAAAACCATCACCACCATGATCTGTGTTCTGCTGCCCGCCCTTTTGTTTGCAGAACCGTCTGCCATGACAGTGGCGCAGATCGTAGAAAAGGCCAACCACGCCGCCCTTTACCAGGGTCAGGACACCAAAGGAACCGTAACAATGCAGATCAAAGACCGCCAGGGCCGCACCCGCAGCCGCTCCTTTAATATTTTAAGAAAAAATATAGGCACCACAGACCGGGACCAGCTCTATTTTACCTATTTCAAGACTCCGGCAGACTTACGCAAAATGGTGTTTATGGTGCACAAACATGCCGCCCCTGACATGGACGATGACCGCTGGCTTTACATGCCGGGCCTTGATCTGGTCAAACGCATCGCTGCAGGGGACAAACGCACAAGTTTTGCAGGATCAGACTTCTTATATGAAGATATCTCGGGCCGCAGCCCCGAGGAAGACCGGCACGAACTGATTGAAACGACGCAAAGGTTTTATAAAATTAAAAGCACACCCCAAAACCCGGACAGTGTTGAGTTTGAATACTATATCTCATTTATTGACAGGCAAACCTTTATGCCTGTGAAAATGCAGTTTTACAAAAGGGCTGACCAGTGCACCCGGCAGATTGAGGTGTTAAAAATTGAAAACATTGAAACAGAACAGAACAATCAGGCAACAGTTTACCCCACGGCCGTGCTGACCGAAGCCAGAAATTTTGAAACCGGCAGCCGGACCACCATGGCATTTTCCCATATCCGTTACAACACCGGTTTAAGCGATGACCTTTTTACCGAACGTTATCTGCGCAGGCCCCCCAGAGATGTTATCCGTTAG
- a CDS encoding MMPL family transporter — translation MKHLKNRIIDFSVTHHRLVLGCTLLITLAASAFFPMVKMDTDPENMLEKNEPARVFHNEAKKSFNLSDTVVIGVINEEDPDGVFNPQSLGHIYELTQFAKTLQWPDKKKPGYISGVIEADMVAPSMVDHMSRQGPGTIKFEWLMAKPPATRAKAVEIRDKALSNPLLRGHLISRDGRALCIYLPLTDKLLSYRVYKALEKKISEFQGSEQFHITGLPVAEGAVGVEMFTQMETACPLSMAVIFSLLFIFFRKWRIIILPMIIATVSIILAMGMMIAFGFPVHILSSMLPIFLMSIAMVDSVHVLSGFFDVYTPEKGRQKTICEVMSTLFTPMLYTSLTTAAGFLSLTLAPIPPARVFGLFLSIGVMIAWGITILFVPACIMMMPEKAFAGFGLSAKDKRQSLLVGPLAALGRLTLNHAASVLGVLALTTMVSIWGISQIRINDNYAKRFDRTHPIRQADIALNKHFAGTYTAYLVLEGPERKRPDEGQIQDLATRLGQFARSIEDQFPNAPDLAAVVADNLLAIAHESGDYYEAFSGNVTGHLQKMKENAVQEDLFTLEELQAFFDLEKEKSKPFKRPEILTYMATLQAHLEKTGLIGKASSVADVVRKVNQELTDGRPESYAVPQGAQSIFECYFQYQQSHRPNDLWHMVTPDYTRANIYLQFPTGDSINTKALVDEVNAYVKGHPMPAGLTYRFAGLHYINLVLEGKLVWGFLKSFAGSFFIVFIMMSYLFGSMLWGVLCMVPLTITLAAIYGVTGLVGKDYDLPIAVLSALSIGMAVDFAIHFLERARTAYKETGNWARVVSYMFDEPARAITRNVLVIAIGFLPLLSASLVPYKTTGIMLFMILSCSGLVTLFVLPAILTVGEKIFFQSLSPRQVLKGDKK, via the coding sequence ATGAAACATCTAAAAAACCGCATTATTGATTTTTCTGTCACCCACCACAGGCTGGTACTGGGATGCACCCTACTGATCACCCTTGCCGCATCTGCCTTTTTTCCCATGGTTAAAATGGACACAGATCCGGAAAACATGCTTGAAAAAAATGAACCGGCCCGGGTGTTTCACAATGAGGCAAAAAAAAGTTTTAATTTAAGCGATACCGTGGTGATCGGGGTGATCAACGAAGAGGACCCTGACGGGGTGTTCAACCCCCAGAGTCTGGGACATATTTATGAATTGACTCAATTTGCCAAAACACTGCAATGGCCTGATAAAAAAAAACCGGGGTACATATCCGGGGTGATTGAAGCGGACATGGTGGCCCCGTCCATGGTGGACCACATGAGCCGACAAGGCCCCGGGACCATCAAATTTGAGTGGCTCATGGCAAAACCGCCGGCTACCCGGGCCAAAGCCGTAGAGATCCGGGACAAGGCTTTGTCCAATCCCCTTCTTAGAGGCCACCTGATTTCCCGGGATGGCCGGGCCCTGTGTATTTACCTGCCCCTGACCGACAAGCTGCTAAGCTACCGGGTGTACAAGGCCCTTGAGAAAAAAATATCAGAATTCCAGGGCAGCGAGCAGTTTCATATCACAGGACTTCCTGTGGCCGAAGGTGCCGTGGGTGTTGAAATGTTCACCCAGATGGAAACGGCCTGCCCCCTTTCCATGGCAGTTATTTTTTCCCTTCTTTTTATTTTTTTCAGAAAATGGCGGATCATCATCCTGCCCATGATCATTGCAACGGTTTCCATCATCCTTGCCATGGGCATGATGATTGCCTTTGGGTTCCCGGTTCATATTTTAAGCTCCATGCTTCCTATTTTTCTGATGTCCATTGCCATGGTGGACAGTGTACATGTCCTGTCCGGCTTTTTTGATGTCTATACCCCTGAAAAAGGACGGCAGAAAACCATATGTGAGGTGATGTCCACCCTGTTCACCCCCATGCTTTATACCTCCCTGACCACGGCGGCGGGTTTTCTCTCACTGACTCTGGCCCCCATCCCCCCGGCACGGGTGTTCGGCCTTTTTTTAAGCATCGGGGTGATGATTGCATGGGGGATCACCATACTCTTTGTCCCGGCCTGTATCATGATGATGCCTGAAAAGGCTTTTGCCGGCTTCGGCCTGTCTGCCAAGGACAAACGGCAAAGCCTGCTTGTGGGGCCCCTTGCCGCCCTGGGCCGTTTGACCCTCAACCATGCAGCATCGGTTCTTGGGGTTCTGGCCTTGACGACCATGGTCTCCATTTGGGGCATCAGCCAGATACGGATCAATGATAATTATGCCAAACGATTCGATCGGACCCATCCCATCCGCCAGGCCGATATTGCTTTAAACAAGCACTTTGCAGGCACCTACACGGCCTACCTGGTGCTGGAAGGTCCCGAACGTAAACGCCCTGATGAAGGCCAGATTCAAGATCTTGCCACACGGCTTGGGCAATTTGCCCGGTCCATTGAAGACCAGTTTCCCAACGCCCCGGATCTTGCTGCTGTTGTGGCTGACAATCTTTTAGCCATTGCACATGAATCCGGCGATTATTATGAGGCGTTTTCAGGCAATGTAACGGGCCATCTTCAAAAAATGAAAGAAAATGCGGTCCAAGAAGACCTGTTCACCCTGGAAGAACTTCAGGCCTTTTTCGATCTGGAAAAGGAGAAAAGCAAACCATTTAAGCGCCCGGAAATACTTACCTATATGGCGACTCTGCAGGCCCACCTGGAAAAGACCGGCCTGATCGGCAAGGCAAGCTCCGTGGCCGATGTGGTGCGCAAGGTCAACCAGGAACTCACCGACGGCCGCCCTGAAAGCTATGCCGTCCCCCAAGGCGCCCAAAGTATCTTTGAATGCTACTTTCAATACCAGCAAAGCCACAGGCCCAACGATTTATGGCACATGGTCACCCCGGACTATACCCGGGCCAATATCTATCTGCAGTTCCCCACAGGGGACAGCATCAACACAAAAGCTTTGGTTGACGAAGTAAACGCCTATGTCAAGGGCCACCCCATGCCTGCCGGATTAACCTACAGGTTTGCAGGGCTTCACTATATCAACCTGGTACTTGAAGGCAAGCTGGTATGGGGCTTTTTAAAATCTTTTGCAGGAAGCTTTTTTATTGTTTTTATCATGATGTCATACCTGTTTGGTTCCATGCTCTGGGGCGTGTTGTGCATGGTGCCGCTGACCATCACCCTGGCCGCCATTTACGGGGTGACAGGACTGGTCGGGAAAGATTACGACCTTCCCATTGCCGTGCTCAGCGCCTTGTCCATCGGCATGGCCGTGGATTTTGCCATCCATTTTCTGGAACGGGCCAGGACCGCATACAAAGAAACCGGCAACTGGGCCCGGGTGGTCAGCTACATGTTTGATGAACCGGCCCGGGCCATTACCAGAAACGTTCTTGTCATTGCCATTGGTTTTCTGCCGCTGCTTTCCGCATCCCTTGTGCCATACAAGACAACCGGCATCATGCTGTTCATGATTCTGTCGTGCTCGGGCTTGGTCACACTTTTTGTCCTGCCCGCCATATTGACCGTGGGGGAAAAGATATTTTTCCAATCACTTTCCCCCAGACAGGTTTTAAAAGGAGACAAAAAATGA
- a CDS encoding MarR family winged helix-turn-helix transcriptional regulator, producing MTTRLSHFTILPMEDKRELIRDTVRELLRIAAMYQRIEQMPIPVGNDGDQVSTREAHMIQAVGEGRDLSVTQLADHFGITKSGASQMVKKLENKGYLLKRQSPHSNKEFVLSLTDLGQKVFRIHEQLHGKDFNTLIDGLESFSISQIATLSVLMESIGTIMEKRLSTRDQENTGK from the coding sequence TTGACAACAAGATTAAGCCACTTTACTATTTTGCCCATGGAAGATAAAAGAGAACTGATAAGAGATACGGTCCGTGAGTTGTTGCGTATCGCTGCCATGTACCAGCGCATTGAGCAGATGCCCATCCCGGTGGGCAACGACGGCGACCAGGTCTCGACCCGGGAAGCCCACATGATCCAGGCCGTGGGAGAGGGCCGGGATCTAAGCGTCACCCAGCTGGCCGACCACTTTGGCATCACCAAGAGCGGCGCATCCCAGATGGTTAAAAAACTTGAGAACAAAGGCTATCTTTTAAAACGGCAGTCACCGCACAGCAACAAGGAGTTTGTGCTTTCCTTGACCGATCTGGGCCAAAAGGTTTTCCGGATCCATGAACAGCTTCACGGCAAGGATTTCAACACCTTGATTGACGGCCTTGAATCCTTTTCCATCTCCCAGATCGCCACTCTTTCCGTATTGATGGAATCCATCGGCACAATCATGGAAAAACGCTTGTCCACCCGGGACCAGGAGAATACGGGGAAATAA
- a CDS encoding methyltransferase domain-containing protein has product MKTTHCRSNGHHKRGRSGAPTSYAIQDADALFDVLELRPGDTLADLGCGHGDYSLRAAQMIGPKGNVYAVDHWPGCAGALEEQAREKGLDNLVCLTADIRKEIPLPDGSVSVCLLFTVLHAMGLSVLETQFGKELHRILRAGSKVAILELKKEEQPFGPPLSQRLAPDQVETAFARQGFTRTSLTDLGFTYLMQLQN; this is encoded by the coding sequence ATGAAAACCACCCATTGCCGTTCCAACGGGCATCATAAAAGGGGCCGGTCAGGTGCCCCGACCAGTTACGCCATCCAGGATGCCGACGCACTTTTTGATGTACTTGAACTGAGACCGGGGGATACCCTGGCAGACCTTGGCTGCGGCCATGGAGATTACAGCCTGCGGGCCGCTCAAATGATCGGGCCAAAGGGAAATGTTTACGCGGTTGACCACTGGCCCGGGTGTGCCGGGGCGCTGGAAGAACAGGCCAGGGAAAAAGGATTGGATAACCTGGTCTGCCTGACCGCCGACATCCGCAAAGAGATACCGCTCCCTGATGGTTCCGTGTCCGTCTGCCTGCTGTTCACTGTTTTGCATGCCATGGGGTTAAGCGTGCTGGAGACACAATTTGGCAAAGAACTTCATCGCATCCTTAGGGCCGGATCAAAGGTGGCCATCCTTGAATTGAAAAAGGAAGAGCAGCCCTTTGGCCCGCCCCTGTCCCAGCGCCTGGCACCGGACCAGGTTGAAACGGCATTTGCCCGGCAGGGTTTTACCCGCACAAGTCTTACGGATCTGGGGTTTACCTATCTGATGCAACTTCAAAATTAG
- a CDS encoding DUF4405 domain-containing protein → MFKKTTSLTLAFSGLIMLVTSIVLYFGPAGQVAHFCPWQFWGLNRHYWMMLHLNSGVLFCLAMLVHTWLNWRLLTAYMNLKKSGLRGIALAVSLVLTLYVCIGGCFNLSPMKQLIGVARNCRIASLKAYGSPPYGSAADYPVALIAGYMGWNPQKAMARLTKDHIALESPEQSLNDLACANHTTLGHLLDVMCPDSSEN, encoded by the coding sequence GTGTTCAAAAAAACAACCTCATTAACCCTGGCCTTTTCCGGGCTGATCATGCTGGTCACCAGCATTGTTCTTTACTTCGGACCGGCAGGCCAGGTGGCCCACTTTTGTCCCTGGCAGTTCTGGGGGTTGAACCGCCATTACTGGATGATGCTTCATTTAAATTCCGGCGTGCTCTTTTGCCTGGCTATGCTCGTCCACACCTGGCTGAACTGGCGGCTTTTAACGGCCTACATGAATTTAAAAAAATCGGGCCTGCGCGGTATTGCATTGGCAGTTTCGCTGGTATTAACCCTGTATGTCTGTATTGGCGGCTGTTTCAACCTGTCGCCCATGAAGCAGCTGATCGGGGTGGCAAGAAATTGCCGTATTGCATCCCTGAAAGCATACGGATCCCCGCCATACGGCAGTGCCGCGGATTACCCGGTGGCACTGATTGCCGGATATATGGGCTGGAACCCCCAAAAGGCCATGGCCCGGCTTACCAAAGACCACATAGCCCTTGAATCGCCGGAACAGTCCCTTAATGACCTGGCCTGTGCCAACCATACCACCCTGGGGCATCTGCTTGATGTGATGTGTCCGGATTCCAGTGAAAATTAA
- a CDS encoding TonB-dependent receptor has protein sequence MRMKVISVLFVIVAISFGNIPAVLAQPRQVQNEEEIEKNQDALETQQLEQVVVTARKKEENVQDVPISMDVFSDSQLEERTVRSMVDLIKFSPNVFIKESHVEHALTIRGISSFKSAIYSPAGFYVDDISYPLHYTQNTALFDVERIEILKGPQGTLYGRNSESGVLNIVTRQPGNEPQASVSAEYASDSTYRFGANLKQPIVKDTLYFGGAFQFDTSDGYFTNIADGDDEVMDWEHLNGRVTLRWTPATAWDIAFITDIQSENDHGGGFRYIDGPCATDRFETQKDTDEYVDQDSNSQNLRVKYKADNFEVLSVTSMLDQSLDKQNDADAWNSSSNQKLNIFKIDEHQYSQELRISSTGPRTFEWLAGVYGFIEDTTFDFQYDWISMSKTIKHPVTDIESSGLAAFMQGTYTPMQKLHITAGLRFDHQKMDGRQHDDVQGITNDDSQTCDEILPKIAVNYDIAPDVMGYVSASKGYLVGGFNWLNSPNDDTFTYDSEYTWNYEAGVKTAWCSGRLVSNLSVFYIDIKDKQVTETDPDTMATTITNAAKAHAQGLELQLQAKPLTGLDLFAGFGYTKSTFDDFKALVWNDDNTALIQKDYSGNDLTYAPRYTYNLGVQYRFLNGLFCRADYFGTDKFYGDSANKTSQCAYATLNLKVGYEQEGFDVYLWAKNILDEEYLTWVNTSGNHTIGLDGDPRVCGVTVNIRF, from the coding sequence ATGAGAATGAAAGTTATTTCAGTGTTGTTCGTTATCGTGGCCATTTCTTTTGGGAATATACCGGCAGTTCTTGCACAACCCCGACAAGTTCAAAATGAAGAAGAAATTGAAAAAAACCAGGATGCACTGGAAACACAGCAGTTGGAGCAGGTGGTTGTCACGGCCCGGAAAAAAGAGGAAAATGTCCAGGATGTGCCCATCAGCATGGATGTTTTTTCCGATTCACAGCTTGAAGAAAGAACGGTTCGAAGCATGGTGGATTTGATAAAATTTTCCCCCAATGTATTTATCAAAGAAAGCCATGTGGAACATGCTCTGACGATCAGGGGGATTTCATCTTTTAAATCGGCAATTTACTCCCCGGCAGGTTTTTACGTGGATGATATCAGTTATCCGTTGCACTATACCCAGAACACGGCCCTGTTTGACGTGGAGCGTATTGAGATACTCAAAGGCCCCCAGGGAACCCTGTACGGCAGAAATTCCGAGTCCGGTGTTCTCAATATTGTCACCCGTCAGCCCGGCAATGAACCGCAAGCATCCGTGTCCGCAGAATATGCAAGCGATAGCACATACCGTTTCGGGGCAAACTTAAAGCAGCCCATTGTCAAGGACACCCTCTATTTTGGCGGGGCGTTTCAGTTTGATACGTCCGATGGGTATTTCACAAATATTGCCGACGGCGATGATGAGGTAATGGACTGGGAGCATCTCAATGGCCGGGTCACTTTAAGATGGACCCCGGCAACTGCCTGGGACATTGCCTTTATCACGGATATACAAAGTGAAAATGACCATGGCGGCGGGTTCAGGTACATTGACGGCCCCTGCGCCACGGATCGTTTTGAGACTCAAAAAGATACCGACGAGTATGTGGACCAGGACAGCAACAGCCAGAATCTTCGGGTTAAATATAAGGCGGATAATTTTGAAGTGTTGTCCGTGACCAGTATGCTGGACCAGTCTTTAGATAAACAAAACGATGCCGATGCCTGGAACAGTTCCTCAAATCAAAAATTAAATATTTTCAAGATTGATGAACACCAGTACAGCCAGGAACTTCGCATCTCATCCACCGGGCCGCGCACCTTTGAATGGCTGGCCGGGGTATATGGTTTTATCGAAGACACCACCTTTGATTTTCAATATGACTGGATTTCCATGTCAAAGACGATTAAGCATCCGGTCACCGACATTGAGTCGTCGGGCCTGGCCGCTTTCATGCAGGGGACCTATACCCCGATGCAAAAGCTTCATATCACTGCTGGTCTTCGCTTTGACCATCAAAAAATGGATGGCCGCCAGCATGATGATGTCCAGGGAATCACCAATGACGATTCCCAGACCTGTGATGAAATCCTGCCAAAGATAGCCGTCAACTATGATATTGCTCCGGACGTTATGGGGTATGTCTCGGCATCCAAAGGGTATCTGGTGGGTGGCTTTAACTGGCTGAACTCTCCCAACGACGATACCTTTACCTATGACTCCGAATATACCTGGAATTACGAGGCAGGCGTAAAGACGGCCTGGTGCTCCGGGCGTCTGGTGTCCAATCTGTCCGTTTTCTATATTGATATAAAAGATAAACAGGTGACCGAAACCGACCCGGACACCATGGCCACAACCATTACCAATGCAGCCAAAGCACACGCCCAGGGCCTGGAGCTGCAATTGCAGGCAAAGCCTTTGACGGGCCTGGATCTGTTTGCAGGTTTCGGGTACACCAAATCAACCTTTGATGATTTTAAAGCCCTTGTATGGAATGACGACAACACCGCTTTAATTCAAAAGGATTACAGCGGAAATGATTTGACCTATGCGCCCCGGTATACTTACAACCTGGGCGTGCAATACCGTTTTTTAAACGGCCTGTTCTGCCGGGCGGACTATTTTGGGACGGATAAATTCTACGGAGATTCTGCCAATAAAACCAGTCAATGTGCATACGCAACCCTGAACCTTAAGGTGGGGTATGAGCAGGAGGGCTTTGATGTCTACCTTTGGGCAAAAAATATACTGGATGAAGAATACCTGACCTGGGTCAACACCTCCGGAAACCACACCATCGGGCTTGACGGGGATCCCAGGGTTTGCGGCGTTACTGTAAATATAAGGTTTTAA
- a CDS encoding class I SAM-dependent methyltransferase has protein sequence MEKIKQIFNSQHANAYDQKAMKARWLDPAIVFGMAYRFVNPQERVLDIGIGTGLSSELFFKAGLEIYGIDFSHQMLELCRLKEMAQELKEHDLSLTPYPYPDSFAHHAVCTGVTHIFEDITPIFKEVSRIIKKNGVFAFVVAHCDEGEKRKRPVNSHGNPRKDNMLMYGYSDRHIKTLMEEHGFSPVYDLLFNACAIGNQPGRYKARVIQKLP, from the coding sequence GTGGAAAAGATAAAACAGATTTTTAATAGCCAACATGCCAATGCCTATGATCAGAAAGCCATGAAGGCCCGATGGCTGGACCCGGCCATTGTATTCGGCATGGCCTACAGGTTTGTTAATCCCCAAGAGCGGGTTTTAGATATCGGTATCGGCACCGGCCTGTCATCTGAGTTGTTTTTCAAGGCCGGACTTGAAATCTACGGGATCGATTTTTCACACCAGATGCTTGAGTTATGCCGTTTAAAAGAGATGGCACAGGAATTAAAGGAGCATGATCTCTCCCTGACACCCTATCCGTATCCGGATAGCTTTGCCCACCATGCCGTGTGCACCGGGGTAACCCATATTTTTGAGGACATCACCCCGATTTTTAAAGAAGTCTCAAGGATTATTAAAAAAAACGGCGTGTTTGCCTTTGTGGTGGCCCATTGTGATGAGGGTGAAAAGCGGAAAAGACCTGTTAATTCCCATGGAAATCCCCGGAAAGACAATATGCTCATGTATGGCTATTCTGACAGACATATCAAAACCTTGATGGAAGAACACGGGTTCAGTCCAGTTTATGACCTGCTGTTCAATGCATGCGCCATTGGAAATCAACCCGGGCGGTATAAAGCCCGGGTCATCCAAAAGTTGCCGTAA
- a CDS encoding metal ABC transporter permease has protein sequence MITIITVASLKIVGAVLVEALFIIPAASARNISRFMKSFFFYSVAFSTASCLLGVILPIELEIPVPSGGAIILVASMFFLITALIRMAAGQFKEAAIIVVLDNINPGISRDPVSALSPWYWCSLSGLPRQNRLRTYGNFWMTRALYRPG, from the coding sequence ATGATCACGATTATCACGGTGGCGTCCCTCAAGATCGTGGGGGCCGTGCTGGTGGAGGCCCTGTTCATCATCCCGGCGGCATCGGCCAGGAACATCAGCCGGTTCATGAAAAGCTTTTTCTTTTACTCGGTGGCCTTTTCCACTGCCAGCTGCCTTCTTGGCGTAATCCTGCCCATAGAACTGGAAATTCCGGTTCCTTCTGGCGGGGCAATCATCCTTGTGGCATCAATGTTTTTTCTGATCACAGCGCTCATACGCATGGCTGCAGGCCAGTTCAAAGAAGCGGCCATTATAGTCGTTCTGGACAACATCAATCCGGGTATAAGCCGTGATCCGGTATCAGCTTTATCTCCCTGGTACTGGTGCAGTTTATCAGGACTGCCAAGACAAAATAGACTGCGAACTTACGGCAACTTTTGGATGACCCGGGCTTTATACCGCCCGGGTTGA